A window of Leishmania infantum JPCM5 genome chromosome 3 genomic DNA:
gaggccaTTGGCGTGGAGGTGGGTATGGCGCTTGCTCAGTTTGTGACCAGCGGCGTTactgccggcgccgtcaaTTTCCCGCACCTTGTTCCGCCACCGGTGGACAAGTCGAACTTCCGGCTCACCAACGTTCATGCGAATGTGCCTGGTGCATTGAACGAAATAAACAAGATTGCGGTGGATTTGGGCTGCAACATCGGTATGCAGTTTCTGTCAACTAGCAAAGCGATCGGCTACCTCATCATGGACGTTGACAAGGACGTTGCGACGGAGCTTCGGAAGCGTATTTCGGCGCTCAAGTACAGCATTCGCACGCTGATCATTCGTTAGAGTACTTTCTCCACTCTGAGAATGATGGTGTGTGCAGGGTGACAGAAATAGGCACATTTCACTACTTCCTCCCGTATATACTATTTCTTATCTAAATGTATGGCTTCACGTACACAGAATGTCAATGATATGTCCGCGTTCGTTTCGCGTAAGTGACAATCATGGTGGGCTATCCGCGCCCCTCTTAGTTGCCGCCTTGCATGCGCATTGTAATTGCACGAATCatttgctgctgccgcttgaTTGAGCGATGTTTCCCCTCATTGGTGGTTCGTTTCATCTGagcgtctctctttctgttgCAGCGCTCTCGCAGATGTTCTTTTTGAGGAAAAAGGAACGTATCATCTCATTTTCGTGTCTGTTAGGGAATCATACGGTGCTCATTACTTTTGCATTGCCCGTTCTATTCTGATAGACGTGCTCTTTAAAAGGCGGTCAAGCAGTGTGCCTCATGGTACTCTCGCCGCTTAACTGTAGAAGAACCAGCTGTCTTTTCATTCTCGAATATCATCATTCTACTCGCTATGATCCGCTTTGTGAAGTGCTTTGGCAAGTGTTTGTGAAAACGCAACTGTCAAGAATTGAAAAAATAACTGCGGTGAGCTATTGATTCCGGTGAGGATATGTGCACGCCATGTTGATGTGACCCGGGTGAAGTGCCACCCGCTGTGGCCGGAAAGTAGGTTTTCTTTATgcatcgcctccgcgtcTTTTTAGTATGCTAAGCATGCACGCTGCCAAGGGCGCTCGATTATCTCCCGTCGATGAAAATGATCTCTTCCAACCTTCTCCATGTGGAATTTCCCGCCTGGTGTCAGCCAGCTTCGTTCGTTGTTGATTTGTCAGGAGCAGCAAAAGATAAggaaaacacacaaacacctgctctctttcctcctctttccccccccccttttttttaAGAATCACTGTGAGTAATGCTGCCCACTCAGAAGCCGATTCTCTTCACCCCGGGTCCATTGATGACCTCGGATACGGTGAAAGAGGCCATGCTAACTGACTACGCCAGCCGGGATATTCGCTTCGTACAAGCAGTGAAGTTCATCCGCGAGGAGCTTGTTTCCATTTCTGGATTAGACCCCCAGAAGTGGGCGTGCATCCTGCAGCAGGGTTCGGGATCAATGGGCATCGAGGCAGCCATCTCCACTATTTTCCCGCCCACGGGCGGGAAGTTCTTCCTCATCAACTCTGGCAAGTACTCAGAGAAGCAGGCGTATGTGGTGAAGAGGCTGCAGTTCCCGATGGTGATGCTGAAGATGGGTGAAGGCGAGGAGCTAAAGATGAGTGCTCTGGAATCTATCATCCGCGCCAACCCTGACATCACAACTGTGGGCCTCGTCCACCACGAGACTAGCACCGGAATGCTCTATCCAGCCGAGCGAATAGCAGAGGTGGTTCGCCGCGAGTTGCCCAAGGCCAAGATTATCATTGACGGCATCAGTGCCTTTGGCGGTATCCCGTGCAACTACGAAAAGGCTTGCGACGTGCTCGTTGCCGCGCCGAACAAATGCTTGCACAGCGTACCTGGAATCTCCATCATCCTGGCCCGCCGCTTGCTCATCGAGGCCGCGAAGGGGTGCGCGCGGAGTGCGACACTTGACCTTAGCATGCAGCTGATGTCGTTCGACAAGAGTGGTCAGTTCGCCGTCACACCGCCGGTCCACGTtgtgatggcgctgcagcaggcgcttGTGGAGTAcaagcgcgacggcggcttaTCAGGGAGGCAAAAGGCGTACCAGGCGAAGGCACAGCTTGTCCGCGAAGCCGTGAAAGCGATGGGCTTCTCGCTTTTCTTGGACGAAAGCAAGCCGAGCTGCGCCGACATTGTGGTGTGCGTGAACATGCCAACGGATCCACGCTGGAGCTTCAAGAAGTTTTACACTTACCTCAACGAGCGCGGTCTCATCATCTACCCTGGCAAGGCGTCGCATGCCGAGACGTTCCGCTTCGGCATAATTGGACACACTTCACTTGCCAATTGCGATCGCCTCATGAAGTGCGCCAAGGAAGCGCTCCAAACCATGGGCATTGACCACCTTCAGACAAAGAGCAGCATTTAGGTGCATGCGTTTGTATGTGTGGCTGCACAACAACGCCGTTTTACTGTTCACAAATAGGTATTGTAGCCGGAGGCCACCATGGCATCACAGTTTCCCCTCTTCTCGTTTTGCTCCTCCTGAGTTTTGGGGATGTTTAATAGTTTTTCCTCCCACAGcgtcttttcttttttcacCTTGTTACTGTTGTATATTCCTTCCGCACTGACACCGCTGCTCGTATACACTATCTAAGAGCCGCATGTATTACAGGGTGCAGGGAGGGCTGCTCTATTCGTGAGCAATTTCGTAACGTGCCGCATATTGAGAACAGTGGTAGAGGCGGATTCCACTCCATAGTTCTCCTCTTTTTGTTCGACTCTCATTTTTGCTTtatccctccccctctctatTCCAGCCGCTGCGGACCAGCTGGTTGAGAAGCAGCGgaaaaggaaggggaggggtaCGCGATGCAGGTGCGGACGATTCAGGCACATGCGTACGAGGAAAGTCGCCTTTACCTTGTCCGCATCAGATTCATTTTTACGCCTTCTTATGGAAGGTGTTTTCTCGCTCACCAGGAGGGAACTGCGAAAGTgcgaaaagcagcagcggcgccgaaaAGGGGGGCAAAAGCCAGCTCCTTTACCTTTTGTTACAGTCGCACCTGTCAGGAAAAaacagacacatacacacatacgcatatCTAGGCACGAAAGCCCCGAGGCGAGTGTTCTCACTGTTTTTGAGCGGTGTGTGCATGATCATCTCATAGGCAGAGATAGAATAAAGCGAATGATTCGCCCAGACTGTGCATTgtccccgccgctgcagggccTCGTGATAAATGATGGCGCGTATGGCCATCCATGCATCACGAGTGCAACCCCCGTTTCTTTATTTTTGGTTGGGCTCTAGTGACATTCGTGTTTTTCGTTTCCGAGGGGCAATCGCGAACttttttgcccccccccccactctgtgCTCTTCATGGTGTTCTGAGGTCCTTGTAGCAGCGGGAGTGATACAAACAGCGCGGTATCTCGTGAACCAGAAGAAGCTGCGGGCAGTGGACAAGGAAGTATAAAAGTGGTCTGCGGATCTAGACTTGACGGATATCCTCCCAGACGTTCGTTGAATGTGCTACCCTGCTAGAGGAGTGGAGGCGTTGTGCCGAAGCAAGTGCAATGACGTTGTGCGCTACATCGACTACAAGTATGGCAAGGCATCAGTAGCCTACAAGATGTGCAACGAGTCAGCGTACGAGTAGACTTCTGACAAGTTACTCGGAAGAGTTcgctgttttgttttcttcgaCCATACCACTGCGCCGCTGAAGTGAATGCCGTCCTTCGTGAAGGTTGCTAGGACGACCCCCGCTCCCAAGCACCCAAGCGGGGCGATGGTAATTCACCGCGAAGCGAGCAAAGGACGAACCGGTGTGATGATGTACTGTGTGCTTGTGGGGCTCGAGCCTGCTTTCTCACGCTCTGGTGAGGCGTTCATGAAGTACTATGATCATCTTGCTGAGCGAGTTCGGTGGCAAGGTGGCTGCTGACGAACCCGTTATGGCTCTCACGCGCGTCTGCCTTATCGCGACGCCTCGGTATTCGCCTCTGCATACTCTCAAGCTTTCCGTGGACAGTGGGGAGGCACCGATGCTTTCAATTTGCCTGCACAGCAGTAGAGAAAAGCAGCAGATGGTCTTGGATCGGCACTACCCGACAATGGAACGTGGAGTGGAGGTGGGGATGCTGATATTGATGTGTGACGGGGAGCCGCGAGTTCTCCACCTGTGCGGAGACTGAAGGTATGAGATTCTCGACTCCGGCGGTAGCCTGATGGGTGGTACTCTCCGTGCACACACTCTTCAAAGAGACAAAGTACAGTGGTAGGGCCTTAGACTAGCTGGCGATGGAGTGCAGTGAGGAGTGTTGCACCGAGTTCCACAGTCGAGGAACCCCTCTAGCCAAAGTCGCTCGGCTGATTCTCGTTCTTTCGTGTCCACCCatgtcgcggcggcgcactaAAGCGCTTGGCtattctctctgtgtgttgCCTTGTTTCGCTTACTGTGTGGAGATGCGTGATGGTGCCACACATGCGTGCGTTTGTTCGCCCAACGCACGAGAAGTCTCTCTGCGATCATCCTTTTGTTGGCGGTGCCGTTCTTCCCGTTCCTCAtcaccttctccctcttgGGCCTCTCTGTATCtctccactgctgctgtcttCCACCGAGTTGCGTCTCTATGACCACCCcgtctccccccccctttcccttttctcccttttttcctCAGTGTCTCCACGCACATACATTTCTCTTATCGCGTGTGgatttttgtttttttttgcctgtTGTGCTGCGTTGTCCTTGTCATTTGTTTGTGTCGCCGCGCACACCCTCAGCTTGATTCGAGCAGATCAGCATCGAAGCAGAGAAGACTAAAGGAAATTCTTCGATTTCTTACTTCTACAGTACGTGGAAGTGCTATTTGCGCATCATACGCACTTTTCtgtcccctccccaccccctcttcaCGCCTTTGATCATGCGTCGAATGTGGAGAGCGACCGCCTCAGTCCTCTCTGGCTGTCGCACTCCTCTGTCCTTTCATGTGCCTGGCTTGTGCAGAAAAGACTTTTTCtcgaaacaaaaaagaagaaactGCTCCCGTTCTCTTTGGCTGtaaaggaaagagaggagggagaggaagagacgcaACGGCTGTTATTGCCGCGGTGAATCATGTGATAggctgctgctcatgcgTGCTTTCCCTTTACACTCTTGCTTTGTGTGCACTGTCTTCTATGTGAAGTGGTTTCTTTGGTGTTTCTGGCGCGCGCCGCACAACACAAAACCCCATCGTTGGCTTCGCAGTTTCTCACTCTCTCCTATGTCTCCTGCTCATTTTTCCACGCTGCTGGTCGCGCCTTTTACTCCACCAAGTTCCCACCGCAAGTGTTATCGGGCAGCGCTTGATTGGAAACTCCGATGCTGCCAGCAACGCTTCGTTTGCTGCTCAGTGTGTCTGTGGCGACTCTAGTGCTGTACTACGTGCTCAAGCACTTCTCCGCCCCGAAGGGAGGTGCCAAGAAGCTGAAG
This region includes:
- a CDS encoding 2-aminoethylphosphonate:pyruvateaminotransferas e-like protein; protein product: MLPTQKPILFTPGPLMTSDTVKEAMLTDYASRDIRFVQAVKFIREELVSISGLDPQKWACILQQGSGSMGIEAAISTIFPPTGGKFFLINSGKYSEKQAYVVKRLQFPMVMLKMGEGEELKMSALESIIRANPDITTVGLVHHETSTGMLYPAERIAEVVRRELPKAKIIIDGISAFGGIPCNYEKACDVLVAAPNKCLHSVPGISIILARRLLIEAAKGCARSATLDLSMQLMSFDKSGQFAVTPPVHVVMALQQALVEYKRDGGLSGRQKAYQAKAQLVREAVKAMGFSLFLDESKPSCADIVVCVNMPTDPRWSFKKFYTYLNERGLIIYPGKASHAETFRFGIIGHTSLANCDRLMKCAKEALQTMGIDHLQTKSSI